GATTACGTATTATAACATGAGTGTAAAAGAGTCAAACCCGCAGGCAATTCTACGCTGGTCCGCGACAATCCTTTTTTTCTGTACTATGTTTCTAGATGCGGTTGATGGGTATATAGCGAGAACCAGAGGACAGATTACCAGACTCGGAACAATCATAGACCCACTGGCCGATAAAGCTCTACTGATCTCCTCTCTTGTAATTCTGTCCAAATCCCCTGAAGGTGCTTTTATTGTAAGTATCCCTTTATGGTACCTGTTGATTGTCATAAGCAGAGATGCTTTACTATTAATAGGAGCTGTGATAATCCATGTCACATGCGGTAATGTTGTAGTAAAACCGAGAATCAGTGGCAAAGCCACTACTTTTTTTCAGATTATTTTAATCTCATGGATCCTTGCCGGACTCTCCCCGGTTGTTTTTCCTCACCTGATCCGGATCACATCGGCACTTGTACTTTACTCCTCCGCCAGGTACACTCTCGATGGAATGAAACAACTGGAAAAAATCTGATATTTTAACCCTTCTACAATCAATAAATCAGCACC
The DNA window shown above is from Fibrobacter sp. and carries:
- a CDS encoding CDP-alcohol phosphatidyltransferase family protein, with product MPLTLANKITIFRILCVPVFILLITYYNMSVKESNPQAILRWSATILFFCTMFLDAVDGYIARTRGQITRLGTIIDPLADKALLISSLVILSKSPEGAFIVSIPLWYLLIVISRDALLLIGAVIIHVTCGNVVVKPRISGKATTFFQIILISWILAGLSPVVFPHLIRITSALVLYSSARYTLDGMKQLEKI